CCGCCTCACCACCCCGCTCGCCCCCACCCGGCGCGGCGACCACCACGCCGGCAAGGTCACCGTCCGCTCGCTCGGCCCGCTCGGCCTGGCCGGCCGCCAGGCCACCCTGGACGCCCCCTGCCGCGTCCGCGCCCTGCCGCCCTTCACCAGCCGCAAGCACCTCCCCTCCCGCCTCGCCCGGCTGCGCGAACTCGACGGCCGCACCTCCGTCCTGACCCGCGGCCAAGGCACCGAGTTCGACTCCCTGCGCGAGTACCTCCCCGGCGACGACGTCCGCTCCATCGACTGGCGCGCCAGCGCCCGCCGCAGCACCGTCGCCGTCCGCACCTGGCGCCCCGAACGCGACCGGCACGTCCTGATCGTCCTCGACACCGGCCGCACCTCCGCCGGCCGGGTCGGCGACGCCCCCCGCCTGGACGCCGCCCTGGACGCCGCCCTGCTGCTCACCGCCCTCGCCACCAAGGCCGGCGACCGGGTCGACCTGCTCGCCCACGACCGTCACCGCCGCGCCGCCGTCGCCGGACGCTCCCCCGCCGAGGTGCTCCCCGCCTTCACCGACGCGATGGCCCTGCTCGAACCCGCCCTGATCGAGACCGACCTGCGCGCCCTCACCTCCACCGCCCTGCGGATGGCCCCGCAGCGCTCCCTGATCGTCCTGCTCACCGGCCTCGACGCGCACCAGATCGAGGAGAGCCTGCTCCCCCAACTCCCGCTCCTCACCAAGCGCCACGAGGTCGTCCTCGCCTCCGTCGCCGACCCCCGCCTGGACGAACTCGCCCGCGCCCCCCGCACCACCGTCCGCGACGTCTACGGCGCCGCCGCCGCCGAACAGACCCGCGCCGACCGCCGCCGCACCGCCGACCTGCTCACCCGCCGCGGCGTCACCGTCCTGGACGCCCCGCCCGAGACCGTCGCCCCCGCCCTCGCCGACGCCTACCTCGCCCTCAAGGCCGCCGGCCGCCTCTGACGACCCCGTCCACCGGCGCCGCCGGCAACCGCGTTGCCACCCCCGACCGCGGTTGCTTGGATGACCGGATGCTGTACCAAGAAGAGCTGATCGCCCGCGTCCGCACCATCTGCGAAGCCGACCGGGGCCTGGACGCCGCCCTGATGTACGGCTCGTTCGCCGCCGGCGAGGCGGACGCCCACAGCGACATCGAGTTCTGGCTGTTCTTCACCCCGCACCGCCGCGCCGAGATCGACCCGGCCGCGTGGTGCGCCGCCATCGCGCCCACCAGCCACGTCCTGCTCAACGAGTTCGGCTCCCACGTGGCCTTCTTCCCCGGCCTGGTCCGCGGCGAGTTCCACTTCGCCACCGCCGACGACATCCCCACCGTCGCCACCTGGCCCGCCCGCGGCGCCGCCGTCGACCGCATGCTCCTGGTCGACCGCAGCAACGCCCTGGCCCCCGTCCTGGCCGCCCTCCCCCGGCACCGCGCCCCCGCCCCCGACGACCCCGACGTCCTCACCCGCCACTGCGACCCGCTCGTCAACTGGCTGGTCCTCGCCCACCACCTGACCGCCCGCGGCGAACACCTCCGCGCCTGGGACGCCCTCGGCCACGCCCACCGCCACCTCCTCTGGATGGCCCGCCTCGCCGAGAACTCCACCACCCACTGGCTGACCCCGTCCCGCGCCGCCGAACACGAACTCTCCCCCACCACCACAGCCGACCTCCGCGCCACCACCGCCCCCGCCGACGCCCACTCCCTCACCACCGCCCTACGCGCCGCCAGCACCCTCGGCCAACGCCTCTGGGCCACCCTCGCCACCCGCCACGGCCAGTCCCTCCCCACCGCCCTCTTCGCCGAACTCGACGCCGCCCTCGACACCCTCCCCACCCGGTGAACCACCTCACCTTTGGCTCCGACTCCCCGCCGGCGAAGGCGGACGGGAGGACTTCACCTTCGACTCGATGTCCTACTCGGAATCGATCCCGAAGTCCTCGTC
This is a stretch of genomic DNA from Kitasatospora fiedleri. It encodes these proteins:
- a CDS encoding DUF58 domain-containing protein yields the protein MALTGRTALIAALGALLVGLVLPSWTGIGAVVLPLLAAVAADLLLAAPVRRLRLERSGNSTVRLGEPTTVDLLVTNPSGRPLRALVRDAWYPSAWAPGTAYAASRHTVTVPAGERRRLTTPLAPTRRGDHHAGKVTVRSLGPLGLAGRQATLDAPCRVRALPPFTSRKHLPSRLARLRELDGRTSVLTRGQGTEFDSLREYLPGDDVRSIDWRASARRSTVAVRTWRPERDRHVLIVLDTGRTSAGRVGDAPRLDAALDAALLLTALATKAGDRVDLLAHDRHRRAAVAGRSPAEVLPAFTDAMALLEPALIETDLRALTSTALRMAPQRSLIVLLTGLDAHQIEESLLPQLPLLTKRHEVVLASVADPRLDELARAPRTTVRDVYGAAAAEQTRADRRRTADLLTRRGVTVLDAPPETVAPALADAYLALKAAGRL
- a CDS encoding nucleotidyltransferase domain-containing protein; protein product: MLYQEELIARVRTICEADRGLDAALMYGSFAAGEADAHSDIEFWLFFTPHRRAEIDPAAWCAAIAPTSHVLLNEFGSHVAFFPGLVRGEFHFATADDIPTVATWPARGAAVDRMLLVDRSNALAPVLAALPRHRAPAPDDPDVLTRHCDPLVNWLVLAHHLTARGEHLRAWDALGHAHRHLLWMARLAENSTTHWLTPSRAAEHELSPTTTADLRATTAPADAHSLTTALRAASTLGQRLWATLATRHGQSLPTALFAELDAALDTLPTR